Proteins from one Setaria italica strain Yugu1 chromosome V, Setaria_italica_v2.0, whole genome shotgun sequence genomic window:
- the LOC101752878 gene encoding DELLA protein RGL1, translating into MGMPEQPCRSTPNSFTTSFGSSQQMHHLPQHDAALCTEPGLGFPYYYGTDQQDAAFDGDEVDLGFRASKVTKVDYYSSPYQPSWPLARADVAAAAAESSRVRKQRFRDVLESCKQKVEAMEAMESPVAFQEGEDGGVAGDGGGAAAGGGGGGGGGGGGADGMRLVQLLVACAEAVACRDRAQAAALLRELQVGAPVHGTAFQRVASCFVQGLADRLALAHPPALGPASMAFCIPPSCAGRDGARGEALALAYELCPYLRFAHFVANASILEAFEGESNVHVVDLGMTLGLDRGHQWRGLLDGLAARAGAKPKRVRVTGVGAPLDTMRAVGRELEAYAEGLGMRLEFRAVDRSLESLHADDLGVAADEAVAISSVLELHCVVKESRGALNSVLQTVRKLSPRAFVLVEQDAGHNGPFFLGRFMEALHYYAAVFDALDAALPRYDARRARVEQFHFGAEIRNVVGCEGVARVERHERADQWRRRMSRAGFQSVPIRMAARAREWLEENAGGGGYTVAEEKGCLVLGWKGKPLIAASCWKC; encoded by the coding sequence ATGGGCATGCCCGAGCAGCCATGCAGGAGCACGCCCAACTCGTTCACCACCTCCTTCGGCTCCTCCCAGCAGATGCATCACCTGCCACAGCACGATGCTGCGCTCTGCACTGAGCCAGGACTGGGCTTCCCCTACTACTATGGCACGGACCAGCAGGACGCGGCGTtcgacggcgacgaggtagACCTCGGCTTCCGCGCTTCCAAGGTCACCAAGGTTGACTACTACAGCTCGCCTTACCAGCCATCATGGCCGCTGGCTCGTGCCGACGTCGCTGCCGCGGCGGCTGAATCGTCGCGCGTCAGGAAGCAGAGGTTCCGGGACGTCCTCGAGAGCTGCAAGCAGAAGGTCGAGGCCATGGAGGCCATGGAGTCTCCCGTGGCGTTCCAGGAAGGTGAGGACGGGGGTGTTGCAGGggatggtggtggtgccgcggccggcggcggcgggggtggaggtggtggtggcggcggcgccgatggCATGCGCCTGGTGCAGCTGCTGGTCGCCTGCGCCGAGGCCGTGGCGTGCCGCGACcgcgcgcaggcggcggcgctgctgcgggAGCTGCAGGTCGGCGCGCCCGTGCACGGCACGGCGTTCCAGCGCGTGGCGTCGTGCTTCGTCCAGGGCCTCGCGGACCGGCTCGCGCTGGCGCACCCGCCGGCGCTGGGGCCGGCGAGCATGGCGTTCTGCATCCCGCCGTCGTGCGCGGGGcgcgacggcgcgcgcggcgaggcgctCGCCCTGGCGTACGAGCTCTGCCCGTACCTCCGGTTCGCGCACTTCGTGGCGAACGCCTCCATCCTGGAAGCCTTTGAGGGAGAAAGCAACGTCCACGTGGTGGACCTGGGCATGACGCTGGGCCTCGACCGCGGCCACCAGTGGCGCGGCCTCCTCgacggcctcgccgcccgcgccggtgcGAAGCCGAAGCGCGTGCGCGTCACGGGCGTCGGCGCACCCCTCGACACTATGAGAGCCGTCGGCCGCGAGCTCGAGGCCTACGCGGAGGGGCTCGGGATGCGGCTCGAGTTCCGCGCCGTCGACCGCAGCCTGGAGAGCCTGCACGCCGACGACCTCGGCGTCGCCGCGGACGAGGCCGTGGCCATCAGCAGCGTCCTGGAGCTCCACTGCGTGGTGAAGGAGAGCCGCGGGGCGCTCAACTCAGTGCTCCAGACCGTCCGGAAGCTGTCGCCGAGGGCGTTCGTGCTCGTGGAGCAGGACGCCGGGCACAACGGGCCCTTCTTCCTGGGCCGGTTCATGGAGGCGCTCCACTACTACGCGGCGGTGTTCGACGCGCTGGACGCAGCGCTGCCGCGCTACgacgcgcggcgggcgcgcgtgGAGCAGTTCCACTTCGGCGCGGAGATCCGGAACGTGGTCGGGTGCGAGGGCGTGGCGCGCGTGGAGCGGCACGAGCGCGCGGACCAGTGGCGCCGCCGGATGAGCCGCGCGGGGTTCCAGTCCGTGCCCATCAGGATGGCGGCCAGGGCGCGGGAGTGGCTGGAGGagaacgccggcggcggcgggtacaCGGTGGCCGAGGAGAAGGGCTGCCTCGTCCTCGGCTGGAAGGGCAAGcccctcatcgccgcctcctgctggAAGTGCTAG
- the LOC101753286 gene encoding uncharacterized protein LOC101753286: MPLAVAQLQDLRERISDRLHPWSRSAQFWVRAADIYTSYKVCQLRAGFVKDEEERGAMWEQQHELGAQKMYSLCSELGGLFLKAAQILGKPDLAPMAWVKRLVTLCDKAPATPFDVVRDVVERQFGKSFDDIFEEFDVEPVGSASIAQVHRARLKLSKTDVAVKVQHPGAEHLMKVDIRNMQAMALFLQKYDINFDLFSATKEMEKQICYEFDFVREARAMERIREFLRLNNKKPPVMVPRVIPGMVCREVLVMEFVKGTPIMNLGNEMAKRGVDPGSKIAAMAKQKILSDLTLAYGQMILKDGFFHADPHPGNILICKDTEVALLDYGQVKEMPDDLRLAYANLVVAMADDDFLRAEEGFRELGIKTRTIADNKLEELFQLSLRMFDTRLPPGVTVMSPFADDSSLTKIGVESFPEELFSVLRTIQLLRGLTVGMGLTFSCAQQWRPIAEEALLKAGRLRDSKSKKKRSFLRRLFW, from the exons ATGCCGCTGGCCGTCGCGCAGCTGCAGGACCTGCGGGAGCGCATCTCCGACCGCCTCCACCCGTGGAGCCGCTCCGCGCAGTTCTGGGTCCGCGCCGCGGACATCTACACCAGCTACAAG GTGTGCCAGCTGCGGGCGGGGTTCGtcaaggatgaggaggagcggGGGGCCATGTGGGAGCAGCAGCACGAGCTCGGCGCCCAGAAGATGTACTCCCTCTGCTCCGAGCTCGGCGGACTCTTCCTCAAG GCTGCACAAATTCTGGGAAAACCCGATTTGGCGCCGATGGCTTGGGTGAAGAGACTCGTCACGCTCTGTGATAAGGCCCCAGCCACACCATTTGATGTTGTGAGAGATGTTGTGGAGAGACAGTTTGGAAAGAGCTTTGATGACATATTCGAAGAGTTCGACGTTGAGCCTGTTGGGTCTGCTTCTATTGCACAG GTGCATCGAGCAAGGCTTAAATTATCGAAGACAGATGTTGCTGTCAAG GTTCAACATCCAGGAGCTGAACATCTGATGAAGGTTGATATCCGGAACATGCAAGCAATGGCCTTGTTTTTGCAGAAGTATGACATCAACTTTGATCTATTCTCTGCCACCAAAGAGATGGAAAAGCAG ATATGCTATGAGTTTGACTTTGTGCGCGAAGCAAGGGCAATGGAAAGGATACGAGAATTCCTACGTCTCAACAATAAGAAACCTCCGGTTATGGTGCCTCGTGTGATTCCTGGAATGGTTTGCAG GGAAGTTCTGGTAATGGAATTTGTCAAAGGGACCCCAATAATGAATCTTGGCAATGAAATGGCTAAAAGGGGCGTAGATCCTGGTAGTAAGATTGCAGCAATGGCAAAGCA GAAGATTTTGTCAGATCTTACCCTTGCATATGGTCAAATGATCTTGAAGGATGGCTTTTTCCATGCAGATCCACACCCAGGAAACATCCTTATCTGTAAGGACACAGAG GTGGCTTTACTTGATTATGGACAAGTGAAAGAAATGCCAGACGATTTACGACTTGCTTATGCAAATCTTGTAGTTGCAATGGCTGATGATGATTTTTTGAGGGCCGAAGAAGGTTTCAG GGAGCTCGGTATCAAAACAAGGACCATAGCTGATAATAAGCTAGAAGAATTGTTTCAATTATCTCTGCGAATGTTCGACACAAGATTACCACCTGGTGTGACTGTTATGTCACCTTTTGCCGATGATTCTTCACTTACTAAAATTGGAGTGGAG AGCTTCCCGGAAGAGCTATTTTCAGTGCTTCGAACAATACAGCTTTTGCGAGGGCTGACTGTCGGGATGGGGCTTACTTTCTCGTGCGCTCAGCAATGGAGACCAATCGCTGAGGAAGCACTATTAAAAGCTGGGAGACTAAGGG AttcaaaatcaaagaaaaagagaagttTTCTCAGGCGACTATTTTGGTGA